The Micropterus dolomieu isolate WLL.071019.BEF.003 ecotype Adirondacks linkage group LG22, ASM2129224v1, whole genome shotgun sequence genome contains a region encoding:
- the LOC123962134 gene encoding uncharacterized protein LOC123962134: MTAEGMEGPHSYSGLLRHAANQLSEEVLGKKLVPYTEPWKYTGELIGIEYLYSQNNTVMEDYKAALTTLETEDITVAEGESHMEQFDVEDPTVPSLDTIWPGRQQQCTQSAPTLSNRPPASNSTTLPAPTALPATASQIAPPAEPSTCSTVSIMQSVPERSGIATGSYPSLGPQLQTSTQRLHTSRDGALLCTHQGQRSKHVNSFPIKTHPAWQMNSLQHHQDSVGPDNIEGSKADYLFKLRDHSLALSREEAAQIFVLWECLSEYDKGRTIYPPRHQDTIPKGRFRATKKCVAPGVESTKRCFAGGRSPAQWPDCNRVCEALFVQTL; this comes from the exons ATGACAGCAGAGGGGATGGAAGGGCCACACTCATACAGTGGCCTTCTTAGGCATGCTGCAAACCAGTTGTCAGAGGAGGTGCTTGGGAAAAAACTGGTGCCATACACAGAACCATGGAAGTACACAG gagAGCTTATAGGTATTGAATACCTGTACAGCCAAAACAATACTGTCATGGAGGACTACAAGGCAGCCCTCACAACACTTGAAACAGAGGACATCACTGTTGCAGAGGGGGAGTCTCATATGGAGCAGTTTGATGTGGAGGATCCAACTGTTCCCTCCCTGGACACAATATGGCCAGGAAGGCAACAACAGTGCACTCAGTCAGCCCCTACTCTGTCAAATAGACCTCCAGCTAGCAACAGCACCACTCTGCCTGCACCCACAGCACTGCCTGCAACTGCGTCACAGATAGCACCACCAGCTGAACCCTCTACATGTAGTACGGTTTCCATTATGCAGAGtg TTCCTGAACGCAGTGGGATAGCTACTGGATCTTATCCCAGCCTTGGACCCCAGCTCCAAACCTCCACTCAGAGACTTCATACTTCCAGGGATGGGGCACTGCTCTGCACTCatcagggtcagaggtcaaaacATGTCAACAG TTTCCCCATCAAGACACACCCAGCTTGGCAGATGAACAGCCTTCAACATCATCAG GACTCGGTTGGACCTGACAACATTGAGGGCTCCAAAGCAGACTATTTATTCAAATTAAGAGACCACAGTCTTGCCCTGTCAAGAGAGGAGGCTGCCCAGATCTTTGTCCTGTGGGAGTGTTTGTCCGAATATGACAAAGGACGCACAATATACCCTCCACGCCACCAGGATACGATCCCTAAAGGCAGATTTAGGGCCACAAAGAAATGTGTGGCACCTGGTGTAGAGAGTACAAAACG ATGCTTTGCAGGAGGGAGAAGCCCAGCGCAGTGGCCTGACTGCAATCGTGTGtgtgaagcactttttgtgCAAACTCTGTGA